The following coding sequences are from one Triticum dicoccoides isolate Atlit2015 ecotype Zavitan chromosome 4A, WEW_v2.0, whole genome shotgun sequence window:
- the LOC119283711 gene encoding receptor-like serine/threonine-protein kinase SD1-8: MRPSQSRHRLLLAFLSALLLTSSAVADGTLTQRTAIGRDQRLASPGGVFQLGLFSVANNTKWFLGIWLTASPSAVVWLANRDRPLNASSSGVVALSSRGDLVLLDATNDNETIWSSNSSWAAVVARLHDDGNLVLADAAGVVLWQSFDHPTNTFLSGSRAGQDLRTGAVWSASSWRSADDPSPGDFRYVMDTRGSPELHVWRNGRKRYRTGPWNGLRFSGCPDMTTFEDLVEFRFTHTADEVSFVYRDRVGSPVSRLVLNESGAMQRMVWDRAALVWRVFWSGPRDQCDVYGACGPFGVCNAVGAVMCGCIKGFIPSSPAEWRMRNASGGCARSTVLQCSGGDGFYTLRGVKLPETHGSSVDAGASLAECGRRCSSNCSCTAFAASDVRGGGTGCIQWFGELMDTRFVDDGQDLFIRLAMSDLHLETTKTSKLVVIIAAVITAFALLLLSLGLVIWRKIRQRSKQVIKFDDMVRGECPTYHLETLRDATDGFCPKNEIGRGGFGIVYKGQMVDGQEVAVKKLSAGNSVQGLKEFKNEVDLIAKLQHRNLVRLLGCCIHCSERILVYEYMSNKSLDTFIFDPRRRADLSWRTRMDIIFGVARGLLYLHQDSRHTMIHRDLKAANVLLDREMVAKISDFGIAKLFSSIGDDQVTERIVGTYGYMSPEYAMDGMVSFMQDVYSFGVLLLEIISGRRNQRSFNLIAHAWMLFEENKSLELLDPAVRDGCSLAELEQAATCIQVGLLCVQESPSQRPQMAAIIPMMSHQKALERPLRPVVCMPVSTLADLLNVQEDTSGNVELTITNLEGR, encoded by the exons CCAGAGGCTGGCCTCGCCGGGCGGCGTCTTCCAGCTCGGTCTCTTCTCCGTCGCCAACAACACCAAGTGGTTTCTCGGCATATGGCTCACCGCCTCCCCGAGCGCCGTCGTCTGGCTCGCCAACCGCGACCGCCCGCTCAACGCCTCATCCTCCGGCGTAGTCGCGCTCAGCAGCCGAGGGGACCTCGTGCTCCTCGACGCCACCAACGATAATGAAACCATCTGGTCGTCCAACTCCTCgtgggcggcggtggtggcgcggcTCCACGACGACGGCAACCTGGTGCTCGCGGACGCGGCCGGCGTCGTGCTGTGGCAAAGCTTCGACCACCCGACCAACACGTTCCTCTCCGGGTCGCGGGCCGGGCAGGACCTCCGGACGGGCGCCGTGTGGTCCGCCTCATCGTGGCGCAGCGCCGACGACCCGTCGCCCGGTGACTTCCGGTACGTGATGGACACGCGGGGCTCGCCGGAGCTGCACGTCTGGAGGAACGGACGCAAGAGGTACCGGACGGGCCCGTGGAACGGGCTGCGGTTCAGCGGCTGCCCGGACATGACCACCTTCGAGGACCTGGTGGAGTTCCGGTTCACCCACACCGCCGACGAGGTCTCCTTCGTGTACCGCGACCGCGTCGGCTCGCCGGTGTCCCGGCTGGTCCTGAACGAGTCCGGCGCGATGCAGCGCATGGTCTGGGACCGCGCGGCGCTCGTGTGGAGGGTCTTCTGGTCGGGGCCGAGGGACCAGTGCGACGTCTACGGCGCGTGCGGCCCGTTCGGCGTGTGCAACGCGGTCGGCGCCGTCATGTGCGGCTGCATCAAGGGGTTCATCCCGAGTTCGCCGGCGGAGTGGCGCATGCGGAACGCGTCCGGCGGGTGCGCCCGCAGCACGGTGCTGCAGTGCAGTGGCGGCGACGGGTTCTATACCCTGCGCGGCGTGAAACTGCCGGAGACGCACGGCAGCAGCGTGGACGCCGGCGCATCGCTCGCGGAGTGCGGCCGGAGGTGCTCGTCCAACTGCTCCTGCACGGCGTTCGCCGCGTCGGACGTCCGTGGTGGCGGGACTGGGTGCATACAGTGGTTCGGCGAGCTCATGGACACGCGCTTCGTCGATGACGGCCAGGATCTATTCATCAGGCTGGCAATGTCTGACCTTCACCTAG AGACAACCAAGACCAGCAAGCTCGTCGTGATCATCGCCGCAGTGATAACAGCATTTGCATTGCTTCTGCTATCGCTTGGCCTCGTGATCTGGAGAAAGATCCGGCAGCGCAGTAAGCAAG TTATCAAGTTTGATGACATGGTGAGAGGTGAGTGTCCGACGTACCATCTCGAAACCCTTAGAGACGCCACCGACGGATTCTGCCCCAAAAATGAAATAGGGCGCGGCGGCTTCGGCATTGTTTACAAG GGTCAAATGGTAGATGGCCAGGAAGTCGCGGTGAAGAAGCTATCAGCAGGAAACAGTGTGCAAGGTCTGAAGGAGTTCAAGAATGAGGTGGACCTGATCGCCAAGCTGCAACACCGTAACCTCGTACGCCTGCTCGGTTGCTGCATCCACTGCTCCGAGAGGATACTCGTCTATGAGTACATGAGCAACAAGAGCTTGGACACTTTCATTTTTG ATCCAAGGAGGCGCGCTGACTTGAGCTGGAGAACTAGGATGGACATCATCTTCGGTGTTGCAAGAGGGCTTCTCTACCTTCACCAGGACTCGAGGCACACGATGATCCACCGAGATCTCAAGGCAGCTAACGTTCTCCTCGATCGGGAGATGGTGGCCAAGATATCGGATTTTGGGATCGCCAAGTTGTTCAGCAGCATCGGCGATGATCAGGTCACAGAAAGGATTGTTGGGACATA CGGTTACATGTCACCAGAGTACGCCATGGACGGAATGGTTTCGTTCATGCAAGACGTGTACAGTTTCGGTGTGTTGTTGCTGGAGATCATCAGTGGGAGGAGGAACCAACGAAGTTTCAACCTCATAGCTCAC GCATGGATGCTATTCGAGGAAAACAAGAGCCTCGAGCTCCTTGACCCAGCCGTGCGTGATGGCTGCAGCCTGGCGGAGCTAGAGCAGGCGGCGACGTGCATCCAAGTAGGTCTACTGTGCGTTCAGGAGAGCCCGAGCCAACGACCGCAAATGGCTGCCATAATACCCATGATGTCGCACCAAAAGGCATTGGAACGGCCACTTCGACCGGTGGTCTGCATGCCTGTGAGCACTCTTGCGGACCTTCTCAACGTGCAGGAGGACACATCCGGCAACGTCGAGCTGACCATCACAAATCTTGAAGGACGGTAG